Proteins co-encoded in one Ziziphus jujuba cultivar Dongzao chromosome 9, ASM3175591v1 genomic window:
- the LOC107427324 gene encoding phosphoprotein ECPP44: MSDKHHQENESEKNVAEESNGCGMFDFLKRKENEKSEKPQHDKDTGMADVQQSYGDDSSSSSSDEEGESGEKKKKKKGIKDKIKDKMSGKKEDHHEDPQHATTPAEKTCDNAHVEVTHPEEKGFIEKIKDKLPGQHKKPEDSASVECAAHGRSPEGEKKGILEKIKEKLPVGHKNEEKKHEN, translated from the exons ATGTCAGATAAGCACCACCAAGAGAATGAAAGTGAGAAAAATGTTGCCGAAGAATCAAATGGTTGTGGGATGTTTGATTTcttgaaaaggaaagaaaacgaGAAATCTGAGAAACCCCAACATGACAAAGATACGGGCATGGCAGATGTCCAACAGTCATATGGCGATGACTCTAGCTCG TCTAGTAGTGACGAAGAAGGAGAGTCtggggagaagaagaagaagaagaaggggataAAGGACAAGATCAAAGACAAGATGTCAGGTAAAAAGGAAGATCATCATGAGGATCCTCAGCATGCAACTACTCCAGCTGAGAAAACCTGTGACAATGCACACGTGGAAGTGACTCACCCAGAGGAAAAGGGATTTATAGAGAAGATCAAAGACAAGCTTCCCGGACAGCACAAGAAACCTGAAGATAGTGCTTCTGTAGAATGTGCTGCTCATGGACGTTCCCCAGAAGGTGAGAAAAAAGGAATCTTGGAGAAGATCAAAGAGAAACTGCCCGTTGGTCATAAGAACGAAGAGAAAAAGCATGAAAACTGA